In the Agrococcus sp. Marseille-Q4369 genome, one interval contains:
- a CDS encoding MoxR family ATPase gives MDADVDVSTIQELAERVVEQVERVLVGKPHVVQLSLTAMLSNGHLLIEDNPGTGKTSLARALATAISGTSNRIQFTPDLLPGDITGVSVWSQGSGEFEYRPGPVFANIVLADEINRASPKTQSALLEVMQEGRVTVDGIAHPVPQPFMVIATQNPVEHAGTYQLPEAQLDRFALKASIGYPDHASTLRILADSGDELSPEGIEPVADVRLMQALARQVRGVHVEASIVDYVARLVDATREADEVRLGVSVRGALALVRTARAWAAIHGRDYVTPDDVKALAVPALAHRLVLQPEAEFDDVRPESIVQQLMLTVAPPRR, from the coding sequence ATCGACGCGGACGTCGACGTCTCGACCATCCAGGAGCTCGCCGAGCGGGTCGTCGAGCAGGTCGAGCGCGTGCTCGTCGGCAAGCCGCACGTCGTGCAGCTCTCGCTCACCGCGATGCTGAGCAACGGGCACCTGCTGATCGAGGACAACCCCGGCACCGGCAAGACGTCGCTCGCTCGCGCGCTCGCGACCGCGATCTCCGGGACCTCGAACCGCATCCAGTTCACACCCGACCTGCTGCCGGGCGACATCACGGGCGTGAGCGTGTGGAGCCAGGGTTCCGGGGAGTTCGAGTACCGTCCCGGTCCGGTGTTCGCGAACATCGTGCTCGCCGACGAGATCAACCGCGCGAGCCCGAAGACGCAGTCGGCGCTGCTCGAGGTCATGCAGGAGGGGCGCGTCACGGTCGACGGGATCGCGCACCCCGTGCCGCAGCCGTTCATGGTGATCGCGACGCAGAACCCGGTCGAGCACGCGGGCACCTACCAGCTGCCCGAGGCGCAGCTCGACCGCTTCGCGCTCAAGGCGTCGATCGGCTACCCCGACCACGCCTCGACGCTGCGCATCCTCGCCGACTCGGGCGACGAGCTCTCGCCCGAGGGGATCGAGCCGGTCGCCGACGTGCGGCTCATGCAGGCGCTCGCGCGCCAGGTGCGCGGCGTGCACGTCGAGGCGTCGATCGTCGACTACGTCGCGCGGCTCGTCGACGCGACGCGCGAGGCCGACGAGGTGCGGCTGGGCGTCTCGGTGCGCGGCGCGCTCGCGCTCGTGCGGACGGCCCGCGCGTGGGCCGCGATCCACGGCCGCGACTACGTCACGCCCGACGACGTGAAGGCGCTCGCCGTGCCGGCGCTCGCGCACCGCCTCGTGCTGCAGCCGGAGGCGGAGTTCGACGACGTCCGGCCCGAGAGCATCGTGCAGCAGCTCATGCTCACCGTGGCGCCGCCCAGGCGCTGA